A single window of Plectropomus leopardus isolate mb chromosome 12, YSFRI_Pleo_2.0, whole genome shotgun sequence DNA harbors:
- the LOC121951789 gene encoding leptin receptor gene-related protein: MAGIKALVGLSFSGAIGLTFLLLGCALEQYGVYWPLFVLIFYILSPIPTFIARRLSDDTESSSACRELAYFLTTGIVVSAFGLPVVLARTNTIQWGACGLVMTGNAVIFFTILGFFIVFGGGDDFSWEQW; the protein is encoded by the exons ATGGCCGGCATTAAAG CACTTGTTGGTTTGTCCTTCAGTGGTGCCATTGGACTTACATTTCTTCTCCTGGGATGTGCACTGGAACAGTATGG GGTATACTGGCCGCTGTTTGTTCTGATTTTCTACATATTAAGCCCCATCCCAACCTTCATAGCCAGACGCCTCAGTGACGACACTGAATCCTCCAGTGCATGCAGAGAGCTGGCCTACTTCCTAACAACTGGCATTGTGGTATCAGCTTTTGGGCTTCCCGTTGTGCTGGCCCGCACTAACACA ATCCAGTGGGGAGCCTGCGGTCTGGTGATGACAGGAAACGCTGTCATCTTCTTCACCATCCTGGGTTTCTTTATCGTGTTTGGAGGCGGGGATGACTTCAGCTGGGAGCAGTGGTAG
- the LOC121951630 gene encoding phosphoglucomutase-1-like: MDNSPLQLLTVPTAPYPDQRPGTSGLRKKVYVFQSRKNYLHNFIQSIFSSIDLRDRQGSTVVVGGDGRFFNRTAIGVIVQMAAANGVGRVIIGHHGIMSTPAISCVIRKYKAIGGIILTASHNPGGPDGDFGIKFNTANGGPAKEAVTSKIFQLSRTIEEFAICPGLQVDLTTLGKQMFDLENKFKPFTVEIVDSVESYANLLRNIFDFAALKELLSGENHIKIRLDAMHGVMGPYVRRILCEELGCPVNSAINCVPLEDFGGQHPDPNLTYAADLVDSMRDGQFDFGAAFDGDGDRNMILGKRGFFVTPPDSVAVIADNIFCIPYFQHTGVRGFARSMPTSAALDRVAKATKIELYETPTGWKFFGNLMDAGRLSLCGEESFGTGGDHIREKDGLWAVLAWLSILAARRQSVQDILKDHWLKYGRNYFTRYDYENVDIDAACEMMEDLEIMIADKSFVKQRFAVEDKIYQVEKADNFEYTDPVDSTISRNQGLRIIFSDGSRIIYRLSGTGSDGATVRIYIDSYEKEQIFEDTQVMLAPLATIALKISQLHHRTGRSGPSVIT, translated from the exons ATGGACAACAGTCCTCTGCAGTTGCTGACTGTCCCTACGGCCCCCTACCCCGACCAGAGACCTGGCACCAGTGGCCTGAGGAAAAAGGTTTATGTATTCCAGTCCAGGAAGAACTACCTACACAATTTCATCCAGAGTATCTTCTCCTCCATTGACCTGCGTGACCGCCAGGGATCAACAGTGGTGGTGGGCGGAGATGGTCGCTTCTTTAACCGAACTGCTATTGGGGTCATTGTGCAGATGGCAGCTGCCAATGGG GTGGGTCGTGTGATCATTGGACACCATGGGATAATGTCCACACCAGCCATCTCCTGTGTAATCAGGAAATACAAAGCCATTGGTGGCATCATCCTCACTGCCAGCCACAACCCCGGTGGACCTGATGGAGACTTTGGCATTAAGTTCAATACTGCAAATGGAG GCCCAGCCAAGGAGGCTGTCACAAGCAAGATCTTTCAGCTCAGCAGGACCATTGAGGAGTTCGCCATCTGCCCCGGACTGCAAGTGGATCTGACAACACTGGGCAAACAGATGTTTGATCTGGAGAACAAGTTCAAACCCTTCACAG TGGAAATTGTTGATTCTGTGGAATCCTACGCTAACTTGTTGAGGAACATCTTTGACTTTGCTGCTCTGAAGGAGCTCCTCTCTGGTGAAAACCACATCAAGATAAGACTAGATGCCATGCATGGAG TGATGGGACCATATGTGAGGAGAATCCTCTGTGAGGAGCTGGGCTGCCCTGTCAACTCTGCCATCAACTGTGTCCCACTGGAGGACTTTGGGGGTCAACACCCGGATCCTAACCTCACCTACGCTGCAGATCTGGTTGACAGCATGAGAGATGGACAGTTTGATTTTGGCGCAGCATTTGATGGTGACGGG GACCGTAACATGATCCTCGGTAAGCGCGGCTTCTTCGTCACCCCGCCTGACTCTGTGGCTGTAATTGCTGACAACATCTTCTGCATCCCTTACTTCCAGCATACAGGGGTGAGAGGCTTCGCCCGCAGCATGCCCACAAGCGCAGCCTTAGACAG AGTAGCCAAGGCGACAAAAATAGAGTTATATGAAACTCCCACTGGGTGGAAGTTCTTTGGGAACCTAATGGACGCAGGCCGACTGTCTCTGTGTGGAGAGGAAAGCTTTGGTACAG GTGGAGACCATATTCGTGAGAAGGATGGGCTGTGGGCCGTGCTGGCATGGCTGTCCATTCTTGCTGCTAGAAGGCAGAGTGTGCAGGATATTCTTAAGGACCACTGGCTGAAATATGGACGAAACTACTTCACCAG aTACGACTATGAGAACGTAGACATAGATGCAGCCTGTGAGATGATGGAGGATTTGGAGATTATGATCGCTGACAAGTCCTTTGTGAAGCAGAGATTTGCTGTGGAGGACAAAATCTACCAAGTAGAAAAAGCAGACAACTTTGAGTACACAGACCCGGTAGACAGCACCATCTCCAGAAACCAG GGTCTGCGGATAATCTTCTCTGATGGTTCTCGGATCATCTACAGACTCAGTGGGACAGGAAGTGATGGAGCAACAGTTCGAATCTACATAGACAGCTATGAGAAGGAGCAAATCTTTGAAGACACACAG GTGATGCTGGCACCCCTGGCAACCATCGCTCTGAAGATTTCCCAGCTCCATCACAGGACGGGTCGAAGCGGCCCTTCAGTTATCACATGA